The following are from one region of the bacterium genome:
- a CDS encoding helix-turn-helix domain-containing protein — MTTQEVIQIFRITKGTLLKMIHEGRIRAFKVGNAYRFKKAELEEDLRVNTENLKAAAR, encoded by the coding sequence ATGACCACTCAAGAAGTTATCCAGATTTTTAGGATAACCAAGGGAACATTACTTAAAATGATTCATGAAGGACGAATCAGGGCCTTTAAAGTGGGTAATGCATACCGCTTCAAAAAGGCTGAACTGGAAGAGGATTTAAGAGTAAACACTGAGAATCTAAAGGCGGCTGCAAGATGA
- a CDS encoding P-II family nitrogen regulator: MHLLVLVLNKEELLDEVLEAFVEAGITGATIVDSVGMGRTLAYRIPLFAGLRKSIKTSDYNKMIFSVIHNDEILKDAVNILDKIIDFDKPGTGLLFVVPITLVKGIRFEELSW; the protein is encoded by the coding sequence ATGCATCTTTTAGTTCTCGTATTAAATAAAGAGGAGCTTTTGGATGAAGTGCTGGAAGCCTTTGTCGAGGCCGGCATCACCGGTGCCACGATCGTTGACAGCGTGGGCATGGGCCGGACCCTGGCTTACCGGATTCCGCTTTTTGCCGGATTGCGAAAATCGATCAAGACATCCGACTACAATAAAATGATTTTTTCGGTAATTCATAATGACGAGATCCTGAAGGATGCAGTAAACATCCTTGATAAAATTATCGATTTTGACAAGCCCGGAACCGGCCTGTTATTTGTGGTTCCCATCACTTTAGTTAAGGGAATCCGCTTTGAGGAATTATCCTGGTAG
- a CDS encoding HD domain-containing protein: protein MSLLAQEIIRNNQQREEKTLSPYACKSHSGSRQEPEREKIADHLNIRPIFFHDTDKIIHSLAYSRYIDKAQVFFLFENDHITHRVLHVQFVSKIARVIGRCLRLNEDLIEAIALGHDIGHAPYGHDGEAYLDQLCIRHGIGHFFHNLQSVRLLREIENRGHGLNISLQVLDGIMSHNGEMENQVLLPDYRKTWTSFLEDYQRGYHEEAYGRKFRPMTLEGMAVRISDIIAYIGRDIEDAITVKLIRREDLPARVVKVLGDRNDTIINALVLDLIENSFDKDYLCLSPQIFEALRELKEFNYRAIYLNPRIKAQNTKIKRMFELLFERYLNDLKEGQKNSPIYRFFLDNLDQVYFCNTSPERMVVDFISGMTDDFFNRQFRESFLPASFGLEIG from the coding sequence TTGTCCTTACTTGCTCAGGAGATTATTCGAAATAATCAGCAAAGGGAGGAGAAAACCCTTTCTCCTTATGCCTGTAAAAGCCACTCAGGAAGCCGACAGGAGCCGGAACGGGAAAAAATTGCCGATCACCTGAATATCAGGCCGATATTCTTTCACGACACCGACAAGATCATCCATTCGCTGGCATACTCACGGTACATTGATAAGGCCCAGGTTTTCTTTCTGTTTGAAAATGACCATATCACCCATCGGGTTCTTCACGTGCAGTTTGTTTCCAAAATCGCCCGGGTCATCGGACGATGCCTCAGGCTGAACGAGGATCTGATCGAAGCGATTGCTCTCGGTCATGATATCGGACATGCACCCTATGGCCATGATGGAGAAGCCTACCTCGATCAACTGTGCATCCGGCATGGGATCGGCCACTTTTTTCATAACCTTCAAAGTGTCCGGCTGCTGCGGGAGATCGAAAACCGGGGTCATGGCCTCAATATTTCTCTTCAGGTTCTTGACGGCATCATGTCCCATAACGGAGAGATGGAGAATCAGGTTCTGCTGCCGGATTACCGGAAAACCTGGACATCCTTCCTGGAAGATTATCAGCGGGGATACCATGAGGAGGCTTATGGCAGGAAATTTCGTCCCATGACCCTGGAAGGCATGGCAGTCCGTATTTCCGACATCATCGCCTACATCGGGCGGGATATCGAGGATGCCATTACCGTGAAGCTCATCAGAAGAGAAGACCTCCCGGCCCGGGTCGTCAAGGTTCTGGGCGACCGGAACGATACGATCATCAATGCCCTGGTTCTCGACCTGATTGAAAACAGCTTCGATAAGGATTATCTCTGCCTGAGCCCTCAGATATTTGAAGCCCTCAGGGAATTAAAGGAATTCAACTACCGGGCCATCTATCTCAATCCCCGGATAAAGGCCCAGAATACCAAGATTAAAAGAATGTTCGAGCTGCTGTTCGAGCGGTATCTCAATGACCTGAAGGAAGGGCAGAAAAACTCCCCGATCTACAGGTTTTTTCTCGATAACCTGGATCAGGTTTATTTCTGCAATACTTCTCCTGAGAGAATGGTGGTCGATTTTATCAGCGGTATGACCGATGATTTTTTTAATCGCCAGTTCCGGGAATCTTTCTTGCCCGCCTCCTTTGGCCTGGAAATAGGGTAA
- a CDS encoding isoamylase early set domain-containing protein: protein MATNKSSSTTKTADNRPKRKRVYFTFHSPEAHNVSLVGDFNNWDYTQSMKKDKDGNWKARLDLEPGRYQYRYLVDGEWRNDPQCTKFEPNQFGTENCILEVVSNS, encoded by the coding sequence ATGGCAACGAACAAGTCGTCATCAACAACAAAAACCGCAGATAACCGTCCAAAAAGAAAGAGGGTATATTTTACCTTTCACTCACCGGAAGCCCACAATGTTTCTTTGGTGGGTGATTTCAATAATTGGGACTACACCCAGAGCATGAAGAAAGACAAGGATGGTAATTGGAAAGCGAGACTGGATCTGGAACCGGGCAGATACCAATATCGCTATCTCGTGGATGGTGAATGGCGGAATGACCCTCAATGCACGAAATTCGAACCGAATCAGTTTGGTACTGAAAACTGCATTCTGGAGGTCGTAAGTAATAGTTAG
- a CDS encoding translocation/assembly module TamB domain-containing protein, with amino-acid sequence MTRLKKVIVISATLILFIIIGSLPLGIRFGTNCLEKKLLSAINARILENLSGQVKWEKVRLDLLRNMLVFEGVSFFPNKQAQPVSLSVKKIQARYSFKNIFNTGRLLFSRVKIEGLQGSWIAPDAFDKKYPYDKIPLEGELVLGTLMKANAYVRKVRIVDSHFQMDFPKAGREVIFRQIELSAEFPPKGPIALQVHVPGIRITGQKRDECFTLPRASVHLGKDALSLDSFTLAAEKGEENISLEGELSYSGGQTPGLAVFYQGQINGKRIQSLWPSLPFSSSPLIVKGKIEGPLESPLLKGTLHVARLTPEIRGKSSGRTAGQAFPAIDNLESRYLIEKGKITLSRVSFSTLSGTVSGQAEFFLPKRTFSLAASLDDLKLDRLVPTSRGRTFPLDIIRRKFPDVKGKVSFQGALLQSCRLSGSGEFDLRFSDRRAQGSPLFWQTKFSLAGEKSLHFTSSSLKLAGNALDFHGDFNLSARENLKNLRFDLHLNNVAYLSTLWPLMENTGGELSFSGDMAGAFSDPRICGSLVWKDAVFKRYSAQTVEGMITYDKKSVILSHLNLLQNQTRVSIDGKISTRNGQGTLHAEADPIYYDDLEKILSLHAPVLIKGRMACTSDFQILPHTPRLFFGQGEVTTGEWSIADKRHPFLKQQFDTVTSRFDVDAHTFHLDQTVGWKGRQKVMAELIIPVHHNVPASFFRFTSQDWNLSCLTPIREHKIPLEGRSSFQVQGSGAIGSGDWNWELTVRQPQYEGFSLDQMMAAIHMQGNEYQGEVRAGENTFSVRGNLNQGISYQLDGRIPQLKVEQDLANLYGMIQRKALYQDPKNNHLLAGGGKIFVGLSGKVRASGCLRDFEQSEGEFLATQAAIQTPLHNFTASQPFTIAYRQGRIFISDSSFVGEGVEARIRGEADQHKQLNISFSGAVPMTYLEQKCKLLSGSTGNLQFDFSLKGRMDAPRLSGRLKAVDCSFDLPLLNRRIEDIQGDLLIGEQTITIPGLTGTCHEGRVSLDGKLDWQGLAITSVDLNLRGEDILLASPSRYKFLLKGDLHWQGGKEYSDLSGVVEVQEGRYHRDVGFLQALLTKRRRIDIDEKSLSSFQTSGLEWLNNMSYDIRVSIPQNVWVKSSFFTAEIARSDFAVKGNNPNPYPEGQIRTMNGAILLGGNKFQIVSGLLELTDPQQHSPTLDILAVADIDAYQISANIFGPIDDPQIRLSSSPYLSQTDILNMIALGISSDGGGGGESGEQVTVGGTPVLSDIFGNRVTSFSGIDLFRAKLLNRDLFRLDLFKFKVGEESGEVEKITVGRDITKRLQLKYSIPANVEEREIAEAGYKLSDYVKLIGSQDDLGTYSLDLNLSFEF; translated from the coding sequence ATGACCAGGCTGAAAAAAGTCATTGTTATCTCTGCGACCCTTATTCTCTTTATTATTATCGGTAGTCTCCCTCTGGGTATTCGGTTTGGTACAAATTGCCTGGAAAAAAAATTACTGTCTGCAATTAATGCCAGAATTTTAGAAAATCTTTCCGGACAGGTCAAATGGGAAAAGGTCAGGCTCGATCTCCTTCGGAACATGCTTGTTTTTGAAGGGGTATCGTTTTTCCCCAATAAACAGGCACAGCCAGTATCCTTATCGGTAAAAAAAATCCAGGCCCGCTACAGCTTCAAGAATATTTTCAACACCGGCAGGCTCCTGTTCTCACGGGTAAAAATTGAAGGCCTGCAGGGATCATGGATCGCACCGGATGCTTTCGATAAGAAGTATCCTTATGACAAGATTCCCCTGGAAGGTGAGCTTGTGCTGGGCACTCTCATGAAGGCAAATGCTTATGTGAGAAAGGTCCGGATAGTGGACAGCCATTTTCAGATGGATTTTCCGAAAGCAGGCAGGGAGGTAATTTTCCGGCAGATCGAGCTTTCCGCAGAGTTCCCCCCCAAGGGTCCGATCGCACTGCAGGTTCATGTTCCCGGCATAAGAATCACCGGGCAAAAGCGGGATGAATGCTTCACCCTGCCCCGAGCCAGTGTGCATCTTGGGAAAGATGCTCTGAGCCTCGATTCCTTCACCCTGGCTGCGGAGAAAGGAGAGGAAAACATCTCCCTGGAGGGTGAATTGTCGTACTCCGGTGGCCAAACTCCTGGTCTTGCCGTATTTTATCAGGGGCAGATCAACGGCAAGAGGATCCAGTCTTTATGGCCCAGTCTTCCCTTCAGCAGCTCTCCCCTCATTGTCAAGGGAAAGATCGAAGGACCTCTTGAAAGCCCCCTGCTCAAGGGAACGCTCCATGTGGCCAGGCTTACTCCTGAAATCCGGGGGAAGTCATCGGGCAGGACAGCGGGGCAGGCATTTCCTGCGATCGATAACCTGGAATCCCGCTACCTGATCGAGAAGGGGAAAATCACTCTGAGCCGGGTTTCCTTCTCCACTCTGTCAGGCACAGTTTCGGGGCAGGCTGAATTTTTTCTCCCCAAACGCACATTTTCTCTGGCCGCTTCTCTCGATGACCTGAAACTGGATCGCCTGGTGCCGACATCCCGTGGCCGCACATTTCCCCTTGATATCATCCGCCGCAAATTCCCTGATGTCAAAGGGAAGGTTTCCTTCCAGGGAGCACTGCTTCAGAGCTGCCGGTTGTCTGGATCAGGGGAATTCGACCTGCGGTTCAGTGACCGGAGGGCTCAGGGCAGCCCGCTTTTCTGGCAAACGAAATTTTCCCTTGCAGGGGAAAAAAGCCTCCATTTCACCAGCTCCAGCCTGAAGCTGGCTGGAAATGCTCTGGATTTTCATGGGGATTTTAATCTTTCGGCACGCGAAAACTTGAAAAATCTTCGTTTCGATCTTCACCTCAATAATGTCGCTTATCTGTCCACGCTCTGGCCGCTCATGGAAAATACGGGAGGGGAATTATCTTTTTCAGGAGATATGGCCGGTGCTTTTTCAGACCCCCGGATTTGCGGTTCACTGGTCTGGAAGGATGCGGTCTTTAAGAGATACTCCGCCCAGACGGTTGAGGGCATGATCACCTACGATAAAAAATCCGTCATTCTCTCTCACCTTAACCTGCTGCAAAATCAGACCCGTGTTTCCATCGATGGAAAAATTTCCACCCGGAACGGGCAGGGGACCCTGCACGCCGAAGCTGATCCGATCTACTATGACGATCTTGAAAAAATCCTGAGCCTGCATGCCCCGGTCCTGATCAAGGGAAGAATGGCCTGCACCTCGGATTTCCAGATTCTGCCCCACACCCCCAGGCTGTTTTTCGGACAGGGAGAGGTGACAACCGGAGAATGGTCCATTGCCGATAAACGGCATCCATTCCTCAAGCAGCAATTTGATACCGTAACCAGCAGGTTCGATGTGGATGCGCACACCTTTCACCTTGATCAGACGGTTGGCTGGAAGGGCCGGCAAAAGGTCATGGCCGAATTGATCATTCCCGTCCATCATAACGTCCCGGCTTCCTTTTTCCGGTTTACCTCGCAAGACTGGAACCTTTCCTGTCTGACTCCGATCCGGGAGCACAAGATACCCCTGGAAGGACGATCATCTTTCCAGGTCCAGGGGAGCGGAGCGATCGGCTCCGGGGACTGGAACTGGGAGCTCACGGTCCGCCAGCCCCAGTATGAAGGTTTCAGTCTGGACCAGATGATGGCCGCGATCCATATGCAGGGGAACGAGTATCAGGGAGAGGTGAGGGCAGGGGAGAATACCTTTTCGGTCCGGGGAAATCTGAACCAGGGAATTTCCTACCAGCTCGATGGCCGGATCCCTCAGTTGAAGGTCGAGCAGGACCTGGCTAACCTGTATGGCATGATTCAACGGAAAGCACTCTATCAGGACCCCAAAAACAATCATCTCCTGGCCGGGGGGGGGAAAATCTTTGTCGGGCTCTCCGGCAAGGTCAGGGCCTCCGGCTGCCTGCGCGATTTCGAGCAGAGTGAGGGAGAGTTTTTAGCCACGCAGGCAGCCATCCAGACGCCGCTGCATAACTTCACCGCCAGCCAGCCTTTTACTATCGCTTACCGGCAGGGACGGATTTTCATTTCTGACAGCTCCTTTGTCGGAGAAGGCGTTGAAGCCAGGATCCGTGGTGAAGCTGATCAGCATAAACAATTGAATATTTCCTTCTCCGGCGCTGTCCCCATGACCTATCTGGAGCAAAAGTGCAAATTGCTTTCCGGCTCTACCGGAAACCTGCAATTCGATTTTTCCCTGAAAGGCCGGATGGACGCACCCCGGCTTTCGGGCAGGCTGAAGGCCGTTGATTGCTCGTTCGATCTGCCCCTGCTCAACCGGCGGATCGAGGATATCCAGGGAGACCTGCTGATCGGCGAGCAGACGATAACCATTCCCGGTCTTACCGGCACGTGCCATGAAGGCCGGGTTTCTCTGGATGGAAAGCTTGACTGGCAGGGCCTTGCCATTACCTCGGTCGATCTCAATCTCAGGGGAGAGGATATTCTCCTGGCTTCTCCGTCGCGGTACAAATTCCTCCTGAAGGGAGATCTGCACTGGCAGGGCGGCAAAGAGTACTCCGACCTGAGTGGAGTGGTCGAGGTCCAGGAGGGAAGATATCACCGGGATGTCGGATTTTTGCAGGCCCTCCTGACCAAACGGCGAAGGATCGACATCGATGAGAAAAGCCTGAGCAGCTTCCAGACATCAGGCCTTGAATGGCTCAACAATATGTCGTACGATATCAGGGTCAGCATACCCCAGAACGTATGGGTAAAAAGCTCGTTCTTTACTGCGGAAATTGCCAGATCGGACTTCGCCGTCAAAGGAAATAATCCCAATCCCTATCCGGAAGGCCAGATCCGGACCATGAACGGGGCTATCCTCCTGGGAGGGAACAAGTTTCAGATCGTTTCCGGGCTTCTGGAACTGACCGACCCGCAGCAGCACAGTCCCACGCTGGACATTCTGGCCGTGGCAGACATCGATGCCTACCAGATTTCAGCCAACATTTTCGGCCCGATCGACGATCCCCAGATCCGCCTGTCCTCTTCGCCCTACCTTTCCCAGACGGATATCCTGAACATGATTGCCCTGGGCATCAGCTCCGACGGCGGTGGGGGAGGGGAGTCAGGCGAGCAGGTAACCGTGGGGGGGACCCCGGTGCTTTCCGATATCTTCGGAAATCGGGTGACCAGCTTTTCCGGTATTGACCTTTTCCGGGCCAAACTCCTGAACCGCGATCTTTTCCGGCTGGACCTCTTCAAGTTTAAGGTAGGAGAGGAAAGCGGGGAGGTTGAAAAGATTACCGTGGGACGGGATATCACCAAGCGGCTGCAATTGAAATACTCCATCCCGGCCAATGTGGAAGAGCGGGAAAT